Proteins encoded together in one Gammaproteobacteria bacterium window:
- the cysQ gene encoding 3'(2'),5'-bisphosphate nucleotidase CysQ, translating to MNEKIVNLQELLSTAHRLARDAGDKIMEIYNQDFSVQDKQDKSPLTAADLAAHRIIKNGLKASTPQYPVLSEESKQLPFEARATWDTYWLIDPLDGTREFIKRNGEFTVNIALIHDHDAVLGVVAAPAKNLSYYACRGHGAFKAATGAQAKAIATRKPPPKRPTVAGSRSHAGDSLAAFLDKLGDHELISMGSALKSCLVAEGMVDIYPRFGPTSEWDTAAAQCVVEEAGGVLNGLDMNKLRYNTKDSLLNPHFVVIGDPQYNWAKYF from the coding sequence ATGAACGAGAAAATCGTAAATCTGCAAGAGCTGTTGAGCACAGCCCACCGGCTCGCCAGGGACGCCGGCGACAAGATCATGGAGATTTACAATCAGGACTTCAGCGTGCAGGACAAGCAAGACAAGTCGCCGCTGACGGCCGCCGATCTGGCCGCGCACCGCATCATCAAGAACGGCTTAAAAGCCTCGACACCGCAATATCCCGTATTGTCCGAGGAGTCCAAACAGCTGCCGTTCGAAGCCCGCGCGACCTGGGACACGTACTGGCTGATCGATCCGCTGGACGGCACGCGCGAGTTTATCAAGCGCAATGGCGAGTTCACCGTCAACATCGCGTTGATTCACGATCACGACGCGGTGCTGGGTGTGGTGGCGGCGCCGGCCAAGAATTTAAGTTATTACGCCTGCCGCGGGCACGGCGCGTTCAAGGCCGCAACTGGCGCGCAAGCCAAAGCAATCGCGACGCGCAAACCGCCGCCCAAACGACCAACCGTGGCCGGCAGTCGTTCACACGCCGGCGATTCGCTGGCCGCGTTTCTGGACAAACTGGGCGATCACGAACTCATCAGCATGGGCAGCGCGCTGAAATCCTGCCTGGTCGCCGAGGGCATGGTGGACATCTATCCGCGTTTCGGGCCGACCTCCGAATGGGATACCGCGGCCGCGCAATGCGTGGTCGAGGAAGCTGGCGGCGTGCTCAACGGTCTCGACATGAACAAGCTGCGTTACAACACCAAGGACTCGCTGCTCAACCCCCATTTCGTGGTGATCGGAGACCCTCAGTACAACTGGGCGAAGTATTTTTAG
- a CDS encoding YkgJ family cysteine cluster protein: MNKLADIRVSVAPPPQFTPETKCGFCTNSKCCTYITQQIDAPRSKLDFEHLLWQVSHANVSIYKDEDGWFLLVDSRCAHLQTDGRCGIYDVRPKICREHSNEFCEYDAPAEDGFELYFTDYASLLTYCKKRFRRWARG; the protein is encoded by the coding sequence ATGAATAAACTCGCGGACATCAGGGTGAGCGTCGCGCCGCCGCCTCAATTCACGCCGGAAACCAAGTGCGGCTTCTGCACCAATTCAAAGTGCTGCACGTATATCACGCAGCAGATCGATGCCCCGCGCTCAAAACTCGATTTCGAGCATCTGTTATGGCAGGTAAGCCACGCCAATGTCAGTATCTACAAGGATGAAGACGGCTGGTTTCTGCTTGTGGACTCGCGTTGCGCCCATTTACAGACGGACGGACGCTGTGGCATTTATGACGTTCGGCCCAAAATCTGCCGCGAACATTCCAACGAATTTTGCGAGTACGACGCGCCCGCCGAAGACGGCTTCGAGTTGTACTTTACGGATTACGCCTCGTTGCTGACCTATTGCAAGAAGCGCTTCCGGCGCTGGGCGCGCGGATGA
- a CDS encoding NRDE family protein has product MCLIAFSYREHSDYRLILAANRDEFYARPAAGLGAWGDAPDIIAGRDEVGGGTWLGITRQGRFAAVTNYRDPRAVREHAPSRGRLVTDYLRGREAPGLYMENLGERAGQYSGFSLLAGDERELYYFCNIDNAVRNLGPGTYGVSNHLLDTPWPKVWRAKRALNKLVRADTITSALLLDLLTDTAPADTQELPDTGVGPRLERQLSPIFINGETYGTRASTALTITCAGSVSITERAHPGGEIRSLQWRLSGDRLHSGESSC; this is encoded by the coding sequence ATGTGCCTGATCGCATTCTCGTATCGCGAACACAGCGACTACCGGCTCATCCTGGCCGCCAACCGTGACGAGTTTTATGCGCGCCCTGCCGCCGGACTCGGGGCGTGGGGCGATGCGCCCGACATCATCGCGGGGCGCGACGAGGTTGGCGGCGGCACCTGGCTCGGGATCACCCGGCAGGGTCGCTTTGCCGCGGTCACCAATTACCGCGATCCGCGCGCGGTTCGCGAGCACGCCCCGTCACGCGGCCGGCTGGTGACCGATTACCTGCGCGGCCGTGAAGCGCCCGGCTTGTACATGGAAAATCTGGGCGAGCGCGCCGGCCAATACTCTGGCTTCAGCCTGCTGGCCGGCGATGAACGTGAACTCTATTATTTTTGCAACATTGACAACGCGGTGCGCAACTTGGGCCCTGGCACTTATGGCGTGAGCAACCACCTGCTGGACACGCCCTGGCCCAAGGTCTGGCGCGCGAAGCGCGCGCTGAACAAACTGGTCCGCGCGGACACCATCACGTCCGCGCTCCTGCTCGATCTGTTGACAGACACAGCGCCAGCCGACACACAAGAACTGCCTGACACCGGGGTCGGCCCGCGTCTGGAACGCCAGCTATCCCCGATCTTTATCAATGGCGAGACCTATGGCACGCGCGCTTCCACGGCGCTTACGATCACGTGCGCCGGAAGCGTCAGCATTACCGAACGCGCGCATCCGGGTGGCGAGATCCGGTCGCTGCAATGGCGGCTGAGCGGAGATAGATTACACAGTGGCGAGTCGAGTTGCTAA